Within Gemmatimonadota bacterium, the genomic segment CTCGAGCGGGATCGTACGCAGGAAGTAGAGGAACGACAGCTCGTCCAGCGGCATCTCGCTCCCGAGGGCGCCCGATGGACCCTCGCTGTCGCTCCATCGATGCGAGGCGCGATCGATCGTCACGCGCTCCGCGCCGTTCGAGAGCACGTGCCGTTCGGTCTTCTCGAAGCGGACGATCGCGAAGCGATGCGGGTCGAGCCAGGAGCTCGTCCGGTCGGTCGCGCGAATCGGGCCCTTCCCCGCGTTGATCTCGGAGCGCAGCCGCCAGACGCTGACCCCCTGCTCGACCACTGGGCCCTCGATCCACATGCGCCCCGTCCCCACGTCACCCAGGCGCGCGATGCGCACCTGGTAGTCGAGTGCCTCCCCGATCGCGAAGGGCAGCCGCGGCTCCACGGTACGCACCTGCGCGAACGCTGGCGCGACGACCGCGGCGGTGACCACGAGGCCGAGCGCGAGGGACGCCGCCGCAGGGGTGACGACACGGCGGACGTGGTCGGTCAGAGGGGACTCGGCGAAGAGGATGGGCACGGCGACGGAAGCTCGCATCTGGTACCCCGGTCGACCAGCCGGGGCGTCCCCGGCCCGTTGTGGGGAATGCCCCGACGCGTCGCTGGATGGACCCGCGCGAGGCTGTCGGGCGAAATGAGAAGGGCGGGCCACGAGGCCCGCCCTCCGTCCTACATCACCGCGCGGCCGACGTCACTGCACCGCGTTGATCATGTCGAAGATCGGCAGGTACATCGCGACGACCATGCCGCCGACGACGACGCCGAGGAACACGATCATCATCGGCTCGAGGAGCGAGAGGAGGCCGGAGACCGCGGCATCGACTTCCTCGTCGTAGAAGTCGGCGATCTTCGAGAGCATCTCGTCGAGGCCGCCGGTCTGCTCACCGACGGCGATCATCGAGATCACCATGGGCGGGAAGACGCCCGACTTGGCGAGCGGGGCGGAGATGGTGTCACCACCGGCGATCGAGGAGCGAGAGGCGAGGATCGCGTCTGAGACGACGCGGTTGCCCGCCGTCTTGGCCGTGATCTCGAGGCCGTCGAGGATGCTGACGCCCGAGCTGATGAGCGTCCCGAGGGTGCGCGTGAAGCGCGACACGGCGGACTTGCGGAGCACGTCGCCGAGAACGGGCGCCTTGAGCATGAGGCGGTCGATCGCCAGCTGGCCGTTGGCGGTCGCGTAGTAGCTCTTGAAGCTGCGGAAGCCGACGAAGCCGGCGATGATGAGCGCCCACCAGTAGCCCTGCAGGAACTCCGAGAGCGCGATGACGATGCGCGTCGGGAGCGGCAGGGCGAGGCCCACGGAAGCGAACATGCTCTGGAACGTCGGGATGACGAACAGGAGCAGCACGGTGATCGCCGTACCGGCGACCCCCATGATGACGCCGGGGTAGATCATCGCGCCCTTCACCTTGCGGACGAGGGCGTCGTTCTTCTCCATGAACG encodes:
- a CDS encoding DUF3108 domain-containing protein; this encodes MRASVAVPILFAESPLTDHVRRVVTPAAASLALGLVVTAAVVAPAFAQVRTVEPRLPFAIGEALDYQVRIARLGDVGTGRMWIEGPVVEQGVSVWRLRSEINAGKGPIRATDRTSSWLDPHRFAIVRFEKTERHVLSNGAERVTIDRASHRWSDSEGPSGALGSEMPLDELSFLYFLRTIPLERDTVLRFDRHFDATRNPTVVRVKGEETLSTAAGIFRTRVVEMEVRDPKRYKGTGTIRINLYAEECHIPIRIESRMPVLGITTLTLTGWSHSPRYPDALPCD